Sequence from the Helianthus annuus cultivar XRQ/B chromosome 13, HanXRQr2.0-SUNRISE, whole genome shotgun sequence genome:
TTTAGCTAActgaattaaattaaattaaatctaGTATGTGACTTCTCGTGTGAAATTAATTATACACAAGCATGATGTGTGGAAAGTTAGTTATTCAATAACTAGCTAAGTGATATGAATTAACCTAgtgggtggggttctagagtgtaCATTAATGTATGtatctgtttggtatggggtaatggaatgaacaaagtaatggaatggacgagataatgcaatggatcattaccattccatgtcttgtttggttaccatgtgaatggaatgaataattattgtgtattgttcggtaggcaagaaaaacggagtagGTGGTGGTCGGTGTAGTGATTGTGTGTGGTTATAGGTgtcggtggtgggtgtcggcagcggcgatgggtggtggtggtggcggcgaatggcggtgcggtggtgacgacgagtggtggtctcgacaaggtggccgttggtggtgggtggcaacAAAGGTGGCGGTAGGTGGCGGCGGCGGGTgttggtggtgacggtggtggtggcgtcgacgatggtggtgggcggcggcggcgagtggcgttggcggttggtcgcagctgtggatgataacggtggcgagtgggtggcggagGCGGTGgttgtcggggtgaggtggtggcgggtggcggcgattgcgtcggtggtgggtggtggtggtggtgggttgtggcgaaggtcgtgtgttgtggtgttgttgatgaatggtgcaagaggggatggaatggaaaaaaaacatggggggtggaaggaatgattttgagggaatggaatgccttttggaatgggtgattccattccattaaccaaccaaacacttttttcttcattccctcgtaatcactcattccattccacctcttattccttcataccaaacactacctaagtGAATAAATCCTGATCATTGATTTACATCAACACTTGTGTACTGATAATTAAGGGCTAGAATTAGTTTACACAGTTCACTATCAATGgagttgttcacaaatgaacctaacccttAACCTAGTTAATTAATAAAAGTGTGACAATTGTGTATATATTTGTTGTGGGCCGATTTCTACCTTGTGCATTTTTAACAGATTTAATTAAAATTCATAAACCTAAGTGTGGGTTAATTAAATCTAATTAGTTAACAATATGTGTATGTGTGGATAATTAAGAGGATTTGAATCTGAAAGTGGAAGATGAATATGTAGCTAACACCACTCTCCTCTCCCTTATTCTCCCAAAATTGCTTATTGTCTCTCTTTTCTACCCCTCTCATTACACTGGCTAAACCAAGAAcaacatatatatgtatatagggagaaagagagatagagagagaggtGAGCTAGAAAGAGGGAGATCAGCTAGAGTGTGGTGTGTGTGATCGAGATCAAGGCAGTGGTGAGGCGACTTGCAACTATTCATAGTGACAACAGACGCAAAGGGTAGTGGTGCTTGTGGAATGCAATCGAGCCAACGAAAAGAAGGGAAGGAGACTAAGATTTATGGTGGTGCGTGGAGATTCACGGCAGTTGTAATAGTGTGGTGGTGTGTTCAAGTGAGAGAAAAAGTTGGTGAACTGTGTAGGGTTTTTGTATGTGTGCTCCTAAGTGTGTGATCGAGATTATCAAGGAAAAAGGTGGTTATCAAAGTCGTGGAGGTGGTTGGCCTAGTTGAAGATCAAAACGTTGGTAGTGAATAGTGGTAGCTGGTGGTGACTATTTGCGACAACAGCGGTGGTCGGGATTGTCCAAATGAATGTGTGGAAAGCAGGAAATTCACATGTAGTGTGTTTATGTTTTCCTAATTTTTTTGAGATGATTTACTCTATCTTGGTGAGTATGAAATTTTTGTCAGCCTTTCCTAATGTTTAATTATGTATTTTTAAGTGTTTATTGGTATAAAATTGGTTTATTTTGAGAATGATATGTTTTGCGGGTACACTAAGCTTAAAGGATGTTTTTGGGGAGTTACAAAAGAGCTAAAATATGTTTTGAACAACAGAATAATgaagtgtcacggcccccgacccggtttgactcGTTTCAGGAGgtgcgggacagaaatcccgtgatatttaattatgtgattttatttagcagcggaagtttattatcgtcaggatcgttttaaagctaaaaacttttcccgattattttatttcacaactcgggataaaaccccggtaatttacaataacatggtTTTaatgagaaatctttatttttacaaaatatatttctttattttataatgagccactactttaagcctgcactgcttctcagcacttttcctgaattacaatagatcacctgaaatatgtttgaaaaagattttgtcagcggggaaatactgagtgaatcattcagtttactaaaaacgacacatttattataatttacagtattaagagtttttacatatgtttcagatatcaaccaactacccacagtatttgtcactcgaccgtatctgtgactgtggtcatatcaccattggctgccccaatgaatgacgtatatcacttaattttaggttcgcccacctaatgtgattaaaacagtagtaatgtgcacaataccccacatactggctgtaatttggtgattacataaacttaatcactgtaatttataattctgaaaataaattggaatattgtaaaacatttaataaaaagagaatgactcacattgcagatttaacacgggcaGAATATggatttagccttgttaacctaatttagtaataatgcacacaaaaccgggttagtaatcaatacagcagttacgataactcacgagatcaaattctcacaacgaacgacaaagtgcgatacttaaacatccatcgatttaacgacgaacgacaaagtatcaccctgatgtgggtggcacttaaacattcattggatatattgatcagtcggaaaatgaatcgtaatagcgatcgagtgattaccctgttttgcggcagcaattcgatacTAAGTGTTTTTGAACTATTTCTGCTTATAACTTGACGTCTACACAGAATTTATGCGTCGTATTAACAACAGAaggcaagtgccaatgtctgctatttatagtgatttttggacaggcttacggaccgtatggtatttccccttacggtccgtaaggggtgcagtcTAATTACGTAGACTAGCTGGaaacgggactagcttgcatgaatcatcTAAAAATCGAAATTCAATCTGTACAACACAtttttaagataattatcaataGGGTTtaatcccccctgagttttaggggccctgatcctaattttgattgttctgaaaattttagggttagtgcagaattacttgggtgtctcaattagggttttcttattgattaatcatcatcctaattatggattttgaTGAGAGTTATTACATGAAGGCACAGAGAGGAAAGAAGGAAAACCCCAGGGGCGTAAATTACGTCATATGGACGTAATTTACGTCATAGGCAAAAAGAATGGACGTAAGCTACCACGTAAATCAAATAGTTTAATGTCATATATGGGGGGGCTGGGCATAAATTTACGTCCCCTGATACATAATTTACGTCCCATATCGGTGAATTAGGAGAGATTATAGGAATTAAATTCCAAGTCAAACCCAAACCGGTATCGGTATTATTCAAACTGGCACCGTTATTCGTTGATCGTTTTCGATTGTTATAAAACACGTGTAGATATCATTTTGGACGTATCTTTTTTGGTTGTTATATCGTGTATTGGCATCGTACATGCGTTGTTGTAACTAACGAATATTATACTGACCGAATGTCCGCTGCAACACACGACGATGCACACTAGTTAGTATTAAGCATTAAACTAAAATTAGaccataatatatatacatacacccACATACATATACAATATTAATACAGTAAAAATAAAGTAATTCGAGCCCAGCGGAGCTGACTCGCTTTTGTAGACAATCTGAATCGAGTTAGCTTTTTTTACAAACAAGCTGATTTTAAGCAAGCTTTTAAAAGCTACGAGCTATTTGAATCGCCATAACTTGCTTATCATAATAAGTTATAATAAGTTATTTTAGTGATAGCCTAATAAGCAACAACTAATTACATTCGGAAAatcagaaaaaaagaaaaaaaaaaaacatctttaacACACTGAGAATAACTTATTAGTATATTAATACGTAATAAACATATAAACAGTCATAATAAGTAATCTCAAACACTAGTAATAACTTATTATAAGGCTCCTCAGTGTGGAGGAGACAAGTCCTTGGAGGATGCCCCCCATGTCAGCGTCACATCAACATCCAAGGAGGATGCTCTCCACGTAAGCGCCACGTCAACATCCAAGGAGAAGGGGGAGCCCCGGCCTGAACGGCAGCAGGAAGATGGAGAGGACGCCGACGCTCCAAGGGAATTGGTGTTCCGGGGTAGCGCCAACCCACGACGGCCCGGGGATGCCCCATATCGAACAACCTAACGTAtacttattaaaataaaaattaatatcaTCGTGCTTTATTATATCAGTCTTAAAGTTGGTTAGACCCAACTGTGGAAGTATGAATGTATAAACTTGAAAGGGATGGGTGATATGGAAATCATATATAAAAGGATGGGTGATATGGTATCGATATTGTTgtttaataaaaagtataaatatGTACACATTAGTTCAACCTATTTTTGTGCCTCAACATGTTTCTAGAGACAAAAGTCTCATCAGTAAGGTGGACCACGTGTGTTGTAAACAATTAATAATATCACTTTTGTTGTTCTTTTGTGATCAATCCAGCACGTGTTTTATGTGACAAAATTGTGTGCTTTTTATATCACATGTCTATATTATAGAGTCAGCCCCTGATGTTAACTTTCTGGGAGCAGCCAATTGTTTATGCATTTTATCTCTAATTATTTAACAATATTAAATACCATAACTAAACTTACTATAAATTCACATCAACTTCTTCGATTTTCTCTCACTTAACAAAATGGAAACTTTTGAATACGATGGTTCTTCTTCGAGctcttcatcttcttcgtctCAATCCGAGACTACCAAACAATTACTCACATCATCATCAACAAGCCGCTCGAAAAGAAAGTCAGGGAGGAAGAAGTTTAAAGAAACGAGACACCCAGTCTACAAAGGTGTCCGGTTGAGAAACGGGTCCAAATGGGTATGTGAAATTCGCGAGCCTAATAAGAAATCAAGAATCTGGTTGGGAACATTTCCAACTCCGGAAATGGCGGCTAGGGCTTATGATGCAGCTGCCTTAGCCTTGCATGGTGATGACTCACCACTTAACTTTACTGACTCGGCCCGTCTAATTAGACGGGCCAAGTCATGTTCTCCTAATGATATCCAAGAAGCCGCCCTTGAGGCAGCTCTTGCATTTGGGACAAATAATTATGTTGACGCTAACGCGTCATCTTCTTCAGTGATGGAAAGTGGTGACAAAAATTTGGCAGTCGATGTGGCGCAGACATCATTTGTGGACGAAGAGGTGTTGTTTAACACGCCGAGTTTTTATAATAGCATGGCGGAGGGATTGGTGATTACACCTCCGGGTATGAAAAAGGGGTTTGATTGGAGTGATGATTGTGACTCTAATATGGATTTGACTCTATGGAGGTATTAGAAGAACCGGGTTGACCCGAATAGAAGAGATATGGTTGAGCTCATTTGGGTTTATGTTATTAAATATTTGAGCATAGTAGTGTAAGTCACTAAGTTCAAATTTCGAAATAAGCGGTTTATTTAGCCGGATATATAATTACTGAAAACATATATAAGACATGAGTTGAGCCTCAGTTTGATGTGTTGAatcataataaaaatattttcttttaaattgaAAAAGTATTTTTGTTGATAATATTATAATTATGGCTAAGATTGATTTAAAAGAACGGAAAATAGCagtaaattaattaaaatcatcACCAAAAAACCATAGCATAAAAACAGTAGTTAAACGAGTATTTTACTAATTATAACAAAACACTTAATATTGGTTTCTTTAATGCATTATTGTTTTTGAACAAGCTGGCTCACCGATTCAATGTTGTTGCTCAGTTCTTCAAGTCTCTTCATCCTCACTCTTTCACTTTCTGTCACCAACTGCACAAACAAGCAAAAAATAATTAATTTGTTATTAATACATTTTTTTCTTAAAACGAACTGTTCTGACCTGATCCAAATTGATTTTTTTAAACAACCCATTCTACCTGTACACACtatgacccgttacccaacccaacccgcCCATTTTGCCAGACTTAATTTAGTAAAAATATAAAAGCAATGAAATTGCAATTTTCATGATTTTATTATCAAAATAACTAAATTGCGAGTATATAATATTGGTCCAGATTTATAGAATTTTCAAGAAAATTAATGTAATTATCGAAAGAATAATAATTATTCTGaagcatgcatgcatgcatgcattaCCTCCATTAATCTTGCTGCCAGTTGacctttttccttgcctttttcAGTATATGATTCTAAAGCTTCCATGTACTCTCTCTCCTGGTGATTTGATTATAACATACTTAAATAATCTCAACTTATCTATAAATAAAAGAACTAAATGGTAGTATAGATTAGCGTAGATGGTTTGACTTTAATTTTCGAGATGTGATCTTGTAAGTatctttgtttgtttttgttttaggaTTCTAGCTACTTGTTGTCCCCTTTCTCTATTTGAAAAAAATAAAGAACTAAATGTCGCAATATATATTAATTGTGTAGTTAGTTGAGTTTCATGTAAATAATAATTATGCATGTTTCACCTTCTTATAGCAGCTTTGTGCCAATGGTTTTAGCTCTTTGTTGACCAAATCAATCTTCTTACGAACGGTTGTCACTTCTTCCCTCCATGGATCATCAAGTGCTTCAAGCTCCTATTCATTCtcacatttttctttaaattaATAGCTTGAAATAATACCAAACAACAACTAtttagagggggggggggggtgttaattttttacttttttagttATTAATCATGCTTTAAAAATAGTCTTTTACTTAGTAGGGGTGTTCACAGGTTAGGTTGGCAGGTTCCATACTTCGTTGCCGTTTTGAACTGGACCGTTTTTTTTTAATGGcgaatttggatcactgacggaccactagagtatcatcgtgtcatcagcggaaccacccgatcatatccgtCTCCACTAGACAAGAATGTCTATataccaattcaggaggaaatcCAATAAATCCGGGAAAACCCCtattgtgagaatcgaacccaggacctcaTGGTTCCTAAACCTTATCCCACCCCACGATGCCACTAGGCTGTAATGCCATGATTTCAGAAATTAAAGCAAGTAGAATGAAACTTATATATTGTGCACACCTTGCGAATTTCAGCCAATTTTTTGGTTTCTTCTTCGACGCGTCCAAAATGAGCATGAACTTTCTCCCTCAACTCCATCTTCTTCTTATTGATCTCTTCTTCTGTAATCCTAAAAGCCAAAAACGCCGATTTCAGCGATTCATCTTCATCGCTGCCAATTATTGGAGTCCCATTATAACTCTTCATTCGCATCATTCTTTGTGTTTGCTGTCTTCTACCAAATGCCTTATATGCTTTGTGATGAAATTATGACCATCTTTTGCATCTGTTCAACATGCTTAATCAAAGGTAGTTGGGTCTAAAACTGGCCAAAAACAACTAGCTTTATTGTTGATAAATTTTGAGTTGAAGTGAAAAGTCAAAAATGCCTTTGACATAGTTAAAATGATCAAGAAAAATTGGTTGAAATGTCATAAAGAAAAAGAGTGCAAGTTTGGTTAAAGAGTGCAAAACAAGGGCTCACCTACACAAATGCAATATTATTGAGAGCCTTAGGGGCAAAGACAAAGTAGGAGATAAATTGCAATTTGTAAAATGGCTATATTTCTTATAATTACTTCTTTACCCTTCCAGTCTCATATGAAATATGAATACAAACATGATAGTGGTAAACAAAAACTGATCCCCTCAAACGTAACAACATGAACAAAAAATTCTAATGAAACATGTGTCATTGCCTACATGATAAACTATGTATGATGAGTTTAAACATACATGTTGCCATTAAGATGAACATCTTTGTATATTAACTAGTTGAATTGCCCATGCGTTGCGGCAGGAATTCAATCGTTATTGGTTTGAATCATTATGGTATCGGTTCCCTAATGGAGGGGGGAGGGGGTGTAGCACATCATCCACTATCCTAGGTGGCAATCCATTACCCATTCCATGTCCCCATACCCCTTAGCCTGACCCTCTTTCAATTAATTAGGAAATTTTGATTTGTGGGAGAGGATAGTGGATGATAATAGGGGTTATGGTCCACAACATATAGGGTGGTGGATTAGGTTGGTGGATGAGGGTAGGATGACATGACGCTAatatggatgatggtggtggtcaTTTGGATCATGATCACACCACATAGCTTTAGAAGGTGAAATGTAAacaaatcttaactctacttacgtgaggatagaaagatccctACTCCAAACCAAACAACAAAACTAAAATTATTAGAAAAGGAAGCTACAACAAATGAAGTGATGAGAATATATAGACGTACATACATAAAGATAAAGACACAAAAATTATCTAAAATGGAAACAAAGGAAATTGTATGTATGTTGAGATGTCCTAACCGTTTGTGCATCTGCATATATGTGGGTAATTGTTTAGACAATTGTAAACAAAAATGGGCCCAGAGCAAGTGTCACTGTTTTGGGCTCAAATAGAAATATGACCCGGAAAAAATtatgaatttttttatatatatatttaaaaaatctatatgtttttaaagaaaaaaacttAAAGGGCCTAAATTTATGAACCAAAAACATTAAAGGCTAACTGTTTCGAAGCCCAACTGTTTTAGTATGTAATGGATTAATAACTTGCCCCAAATCAATAAACAAACATAATAGATTAATGAATACGACTCAAATTTTTTATCTCTCATAAGATCAATTTATTTGTTGTGATTTTCGAAAACGTCCCTGATTGAAAATAATCCAAAAAGACATAAAATAGGTTACAGGTTTATGATCATTGAAAAAGTATTTTACATTCACATGTGTCAATGGTGATCGAGTGAAAAAAAAGGCAAAAAATAGGTTTACCGTCGTTGAGAAAGTATTTTACATTCACATATATGAATCATATATTCTTTCATGTTAAAGAATATCAAATCTAACCCAAACACACTTAAAATTGTGTCATGTTTCGGACCGACCATTTAAAGTCGTGTTTAAATTAACTCTCACCTAAAACGTGATTAGTTTCTTGTAACTTTTTTGTATCATCACGTACCAATTTTTTGTGTGCTAAACCAACGACTAGGGGTGTTTATGGTTCGGTTTCAAACTGTGAAACCGCCCAAATCGGTCATCGGTTTGGTTTCACGGTCGGTTTTTTTACTTAACTTTCGGTCGGTTGGTTTCAATATTTTCAAACCATAGCGAACGGTTTGATTCACGGTTTCTACTGAAAACTAACTGTATAAAACCGGATCGGACCGAACAAACTTATTCTAATTTTTTtctatatatttcattctatatGTATAAACAAGAATAAAAACAAATCTATTATAACCTATATGTAAATTAAAGTAAAACAAAAGTGTGCTATATTTCATAGTACATGCATAGTCCATTGTCATATTTCACTACAATACTTAGGAGGTGGGGTGTGGTTCGGGAGAGGAGATTGGGAGGGTAAGGTGGCGCTCTTCCCTGATCGGGAACACCCCCCCCCCTGAGCGGTGATCGGTGATTTCGGTAGCCCACTCCCGACCGCCCCgacctctctctctccctctcttcattctctctatctctctctcttgaatctttctctctctagctttgaTTGGATGGAGTGGATGGGGAAACCATTTCCTAGGGttgaggaagaggaagaggaagaagaaggtgATGATGTGGATGTGAGGTGGAGATGATGTGGCCATGGGGGA
This genomic interval carries:
- the LOC118485627 gene encoding dehydration-responsive element-binding protein 1D-like gives rise to the protein METFEYDGSSSSSSSSSSQSETTKQLLTSSSTSRSKRKSGRKKFKETRHPVYKGVRLRNGSKWVCEIREPNKKSRIWLGTFPTPEMAARAYDAAALALHGDDSPLNFTDSARLIRRAKSCSPNDIQEAALEAALAFGTNNYVDANASSSSVMESGDKNLAVDVAQTSFVDEEVLFNTPSFYNSMAEGLVITPPGMKKGFDWSDDCDSNMDLTLWRY
- the LOC118485629 gene encoding uncharacterized protein LOC118485629 isoform X1 codes for the protein MMRMKSYNGTPIIGSDEDESLKSAFLAFRITEEEINKKKMELREKVHAHFGRVEEETKKLAEIRKELEALDDPWREEVTTVRKKIDLVNKELKPLAQSCYKKEREYMEALESYTEKGKEKGQLAARLMELVTESERVRMKRLEELSNNIESVSQLVQKQ
- the LOC118485629 gene encoding uncharacterized protein LOC118485629 isoform X2, producing MMRMKSYNGTPIIGSDEDESLKSAFLAFRITEEEINKKKMELREKVHAHFGRVEEETKKLAEIRKELEALDDPWREEVTTVRKKIDLVNKELKPLAQSCYKKLVTESERVRMKRLEELSNNIESVSQLVQKQ